The following are encoded together in the Zingiber officinale cultivar Zhangliang chromosome 8A, Zo_v1.1, whole genome shotgun sequence genome:
- the LOC122012819 gene encoding protein DEK-like, translated as MDSEAATGEINSTAGGSLAEDSEHEVNEQSNEDGSPASLAEAGGDEESNEVEEEGEEGADEAAMEGKRKRGRGKEQRGEGEEEVTAKKETKRRLIAREGVAPVDRPSRERKRVERFAAMSPRKISVPKTPSFEQGSGQKLKDIPNVSFKLSKRKVDENLRALHTLLFGRKSTVRYLKRNILQFSGFVWSQNEEKQRTRVKEKLDKYIKERLLDFCDLLDIHAVKTTTKKEEIVSNLLEFLESPSITRDVILSEKKGKRRGQSKGISGGISSEKSNKKLRTGNKQPTADENGDTEENVSGDAKDETKDGEDDGDSSEESERCKSEDEEEQNEPAPTNKGSAAQQTKKAIAPSKKSTVTPVKQIPSGKDSEDDLDAFSEDEPSSPPESKKHSGKEMNELETMISAKEKSSRTKSANSTKKSTSTSSARKSDSLDGSDSEPPSDSKPKKEVDRKGKAKEKPPSKKEGTSRRKKAKPESEETNKKQGKSKLNQAKKNEPSTEELHSVVSKILKEVDFNTATLGDILRRLGGHFNTNLMDRKAEVKRIIEDVINNMTDEEHDDGAEDDAESDEVKRDSDKDDK; from the exons ATGGACTCCGAAGCAGCAACGGGAGAGATCAACAGCACCGCCGGAGGATCCCTTGCCGAAGACTCTGAGCATGAAGTCAACGAGCAGAGCAACGAGGATGGCTCGCCTGCCTCACTGGCTGAGGCTGGAGGTGACGAAGAGAGCAACGAGGTAGAGGAGGAAGGCGAAGAAGGGGCGGACGAAGCGGCGATGGAGGGTAagcggaagagagggagaggaaaggaGCAGAGAGGTGAGGGGGAGGAGGAAGTGACGGCGAAGAAGGAGACAAAACGGCGGTTGATTGCGAGGGAAGGGGTCGCGCCGGTAGATAGGCCGTCCAGGGAGCGGAAAAGGGTCGAGAGGTTCGCTGCGATGTCTCCGCGTAAAATCTCTGTGCCAAAGACTCCGTCTTTCGAACAG GGTTCTGGTCAGAAGCTGAAAGACATACCCAATG TTTCATTCAAGCTATCTAAACGAAAAGTTGATGAGAATCTTCGAGCTCTTCATACCCTTCTCTTTGGAAGAAAATCAACT GTACGTTATCTTAAGAGGAATATCCTGCAGTTCTCTGGATTTGTTTGGAGTCAAAATGAG GAAAAACAGAGAACAAGGGTGAAAGAAAAACTTGACAAGTATATTAAGGAAAGATTGCTTGATTTCTGCGATCTACTTGATATTCATGCTGTAAAGACCACCACCAAAAAG gAAGAAATTGTGTCAAATTTATTGGAATTTTTGGAGTCGCCTTCTATTACTAGAGATGTAATACTTTCAGAAAAG AAAGGGAAGAGACGGGGGCAGTCAAAAGGAATATCTGGAGGCATTTCTTCAGAAAAAAGTAACAAG AAACTAAGAACTGGTAACAAACAACCCACTGCAGATGAGAATGGAGATACTGAAGAGAATGTTTCTGGTGATGCAAAGGATGAAACAAAAGATGGTGAAGATGATGGGGATTCTTCAGAAGAGAGTGAACGCTGTAAGAGTGAAGATGAGGAAGAACAAAATGAACCTGCTCCAACCAATAAAGGTTCTGCTGCCCAGCAAACAAAGAAGGCCATTGCGCCATCCAAGAAGAGCACGGTTACTCCTGTTAAACAGATCCCTTCTGGaaaagattcagaagatgatttAGATGCGTTTAGTGAAGATGAACCAAGTTCACCTCCAGAAAGCAAAAAGCATTCTGGTAAGGAGATGAATGAACTAGAAACCATGATCTCAGCAAAAGAGAAAAGTTCAAGAACTAAGTCCGCTAATAGCACTAAAAAAAGTACCTCTACATCTTCTGCAAGAAAAAGTGATTCTTTAGATGGTAGTGATTCTGAACCACCTTCAGATTCAAAACCCAAAAAAGAAGTTGATAGAAAAGGCAAGGCTAAGGAGAAACCTCCATCCAAGAAAGAAGGCACCAGCAGGAGAAAAAAAGCCAAACCAGAGTCAGaggaaacaaataaaaaacaAG gaaaatcaaagctaAATCAAGCTAAGAAAAATGAACCCAGCACTGAGGAGTTGCATTCTGTTGTCAGTAAGATATTGAAAGAAGTGGATTTCAACACT GCAACTTTGGGAGATATTCTGCGTCGGTTAG GAGGTCACTTCAATACGAATCTGATGGATAGAAAAGCTGAGGTGAAGCGCATAATTGAAGACGTCATCAACAACATGACAGACGAGGAGCATGATGATGGTGCAGAAGACGATGCTGAGAGTGACGAGGTAAAGAGAGATTCTGATAAAGATGACAAGTAG
- the LOC122012818 gene encoding uncharacterized protein LOC122012818: MECNKDEALRAKAIAEKKFMEKDYMGAKKFALKAQNLFPAFEGVIQLISTLDVYIASEHKANGENDWYSILRVSSTADEDTVKKQYRKLALLLHPDKNKSVGAEGAFKLISEAWSVLSDKSRRMLYDQKVQKSFQPTKNQTVPGNFNGFYKFSKNTVKAHMGNGSTRVVSATTNPSHKPSAPETFWTSCNKCNMQYEYLKVYLNHTLLCPSCHEPFLAKETKSPSNQFVNSVPISQQSQPNDNHSAPSKNASGQVSSNSMPQGKETTGLQNGANPGSFTNSNFQWRSFSRSAGVASATASSAAAAQAANVVHQTYEKVRRKREEAQAAARRDVSLRRKNNALKKNTNPSGAPNAGQSVDIRVTQGRGISHDPGSDKRAVLTQQFHSSGTNEVGGNCGDLLKTRMAERANNPYIQFCLFNTRKMWIEMTKSAIKEKLKEWKSTASMKPDEKENVKKKQKLCETGKDEGKDVAHGDATGQKQTLEPQNDTIQCLNENKPPNFQSTESDDETNEPMSIDVPDADFHDFDNDRSEKAFRGDEIWATYDDEDGMPRYYALVQKVITLNPFKIRFSFLTSKSNSEFGPLNWVASGFPKSCGDFRIGRYEVTDTINIFSHKVTWEKGPRGIIKIVPRKGETWALYRNWSPEWNEHTPDDVIYKYDMVEVLEDYNEEHGVSIIPLVKISEFRTVFSRNTDPKQIKRIQKEEMFRFSHQVPSHLLTGEEAENSPKGYFELDPAATPLELLQIIKDSKTEAVAEAIEPTVT, translated from the coding sequence ATGGAATGCAACAAGGATGAAGCCCTTAGGGCAAAAGCGATTGCTGAAAAAAAGTTCATGGAAAAGGATTATATGGGTGCCAAGAAATTTGCCTTGAAGGCTCAAAATCTCTTTCCTGCTTTTGAAGGCGTGATCCAGTTGATATCAACTCTTGATGTTTATATTGCGTCTGAACATAAAGCTAACGGGGAGAATGACTGGTATTCTATTCTCCGCGTGAGTTCTACAGCAGATGAAGATACAGTGAAGAAACAGTATAGGAAGTTGGCGCTACTGCTTCATCCGGACAAGAATAAATCTGTTGGTGCTGAGGGTGCTTTTAAGCTAATTTCAGAGGCATGGAGTGTCTTATCTGATAAATCTAGGAGAATGCTGTATGACCAAAAAGTGCAGAAATCTTTCCAACCAACCAAAAATCAAACTGTTCCTGGTAACTTTAATGGGTTTTACAAATTCTCCAAAAACACTGTAAAAGCACACATGGGGAATGGTAGCACTAGGGTGGTTTCCGCAACCACCAATCCGTCTCACAAGCCATCAGCACCTGAAACATTTTGGACATCTTGTAATAAGTGCAACATGCAGTATGAGTATCTCAAGGTCTACCTTAATCATACTCTTCTATGTCCTAGTTGCCACGAACCTTTTCTAGCTAAAGAGACAAAGTCTCCTTCCAACCAATTTGTAAACTCAGTGCCAATTTCTCAGCAGAGTCAACCAAACGACAACCATAGTGCTCCCAGCAAAAATGCCTCTGGTCAAGTGAGCAGTAACTCAATGCCTCAGGGGAAAGAAACTACTGGGCTCCAGAATGGAGCAAATCCAGGCTCTTTCACTAACTCAAATTTCCAATGGCGTTCTTTTTCTCGAAGTGCAGGAGTTGCTAGTGCTACTGCCTCTTCAGCTGCTGCTGCACAGGCTGCAAATGTTGTCCATCAGACTTATGAGAAAGTAAGAAGAAAACGTGAAGAGGCACAGGCAGCAGCTAGAAGGGATGTGTCTCTTCGCAGGAAGAATAATGCTCTCAAGAAAAATACTAATCCCTCTGGAGCACCTAATGCAGGTCAAAGTGTTGATATTCGTGTAACACAAGGGCGAGGCATTAGTCATGATCCTGGGAGTGACAAAAGAGCTGTTCTGACACAACAGTTTCATTCATCTGGGACAAATGAAGTGGGTGGAAATTGTGGTGACTTATTAAAGACCAGAATGGCTGAGAGAGCAAACAATCCTTACATACAGTTCTGTCTTTTTAATACTAGGAAGATGTGGATTGAGATGACTAAGTCGGCAATAAAAGAGAAGTTAAAAGAGTGGAAATCTACTGCCTCTATGAAACCTGATGAGAAAGAAAATGTTAAGAAGAAACAAAAGCTCTGTGAAACTGGTAAAGACGAGGGCAAAGATGTAGCACATGGGGATGCTACTGGTCAAAAACAGACTCTTGAGCCACAGAATGACACCATTCAATGTCTTAATGAGAACAAACCACCTAATTTCCAATCCACTGAGTCAGATGATGAGACTAATGAACCAATGTCAATCGATGTTCCTGATGCagattttcatgattttgataatGATCGTTCAGAGAAAGCTTTTCGAGGCGATGAAATATGGGCTACATATGATGATGAGGATGGTATGCCTCGTTACTATGCGCTAGTTCAGAAAGTTATCACTTTGAATCCTTTCAAAATCCGCTTTAGTTTTTTGACATCAAAATCCAATAGTGAATTTGGCCCTTTGAATTGGGTTGCTTCTGGTTTTCCAAAGAGCTGTGGTGATTTTAGAATAGGACGATATGAGGTGACTGATACAATCAATATTTTCTCGCACAAGGTTACGTGGGAAAAGGGACCTCGTGGTATCATAAAAATTGTCCCAAGAAAAGGTGAAACCTGGGCGCTTTACAGAAATTGGTCTCCAGAATGGAATGAACATACTCCTGATGATGTTATCTACAAGTATGATATGGTAGAAGTACTTGAAGATTATAATGAAGAACATGGTGTATCTATTATCCCTTTGGTCAAAATTTCTGAATTTAGAACAGTATTTAGTCGTAACACAGATCCCAAGCAAATAAAGCGAATCCAGAAAGAAGAGATGTTTCGGTTTTCACATCAAGTACCTTCACATTTATTGACTGGTGAAGAAGCTGAGAATTCTCCCAAGGGATATTTTGAGCTAGACCCTGCAGCAACTCCTTTGGAACTTCTTCAGATAATCAAAGATAGTAAAACAGAAGCAGTGGCAGAGGCCATTGAGCCAACAGTTACCTAA